The genomic DNA TgtaaaacaacagcagcacCATAACAATGtgctgtgtcccccccaccccccccaaaaaaaaaaagagactacTTCCCCAGCTCCACTGTAAAGAATGCTATTTCCTAGCAATAAACCCTGTCCCCATGGAAAACCTGGCTCTCCATGCCCCAACAGACCTTTTCCTGCCACTGCTGACCACACAGCTGGCTTCAGACTGTTCCTCAAGCAGGCAAATTCCAATTTTCTAAAATCAGTCTAAAAAACTTTCTGCATAATTACCTTCTAGATTGCCAAATCCAGCCTTCCTTAGAACTTTATACAGTGAAGTCCTTGCCCCTTAgtcaaacatttattttctcaagttTTCAACAACAGATACACTGTTTCCTTGTGCAAATTCCCACATTCTGCCCTGTGCTCTATTGTTTTTCCCCTGTCCTTGGCTAGCTTACAACATATAAATAGCCGTAGCTTTTAGTGGTTTGGCTTTACCCTCCCTTGTTTTCCTCACAGCAGCAGACAAGGGGCACAGCCGACAGCAGCCTCGGAGCGGTATGGTGCACAGCCCACCAGTATTTCCCCACTTACACaagccaaaacccagcagcaaccTGTGCTCCGCCATGCACATCAGCTCATACCTCTTTGCATAACCTAGTTTAACAGCATTACAGGCACTGTTTTATGTTAGTGCCCAACACTGGACTTATTCCCACTACCAGTTATCATTCCTTTATTGCAAATTAACATAATATCTAGACCAGGACTGCTCTGATCCCACAGCTCTTTGCTATCCACAAGCAACCCCTGTAGATTTACAATATATCAGGTCGTGTCTGGCCATAAAACATAGCTATACTAAACAAATTTAGTGCAAAGGATTAGCAGCACCTGTATTTAATGAAGAAACCTGCTTGTGTCTGTAAATAAAGCTGCTTAAGCCCTTGTCCTTTCTGGTTTCTCACATTCCAGGCAGGCTTTAAGGTCTTAATGTAGTTATACCTTTCTGTTTACTGATGGGGATGCTAAGATAGCatagaaaagtattttacttttgtacGTTTTCCTTCATCCTGTCTATTCCTCCCCAACAGGTATTACATCCCACctctactctttttttttccaagactcAGTATTTGCTTCTCTGCTGACCAACCGAATGAGGACAGAGCCATCCCTAGCAGGGATCTTGCTGTCCCCTGACTCACTGCGCTCTCCCTCCCTTCACAAGCATTACGCCACCGTTAGTCACTTCTGCCACAAGCacatgaatggaaaaaaaaaaatctcaccccAATGGCCCAGCGTTTCCTCTTCATTATTGTAATCGTCTTATACCTGCTTCCCAGAAAAAAGTTACTACTTTTGTACACCCAAGCCTCGATGTATTACTTTGTAAGTCACATTCTGCTCCAGCTTCAAGACAATCCTGACCTCACTTGATGGAAAGCTCTCTCCCTGCTTGGACAGTCAGCGCTATGGACTTTTAGGGCTGCCATTGCTTAGAACCAGATTCTCCAGGAAATTCCGTCACAACTGCTACTTCTAAAGTAAAGCATCATATAGCTCATCGATAGTCATTACTGAGAAGCATTCATTCCAGGCTAGCTTACAGATGACTGCAACTAGGTTTTACTGCTTTCCTTCTGGCAAGAATGCAAGTAATGAACAGTAGCTTTCTTCTTTGATAAAAGACTTACCCATCTATTGAGAAAACATCAACCTACACACATAGGATGTTCAAACGAAGGGCCAAAGACCAGGCTGTAGGACTTCAGAAAacgtggggggggggggaaggaggcaggcaTCACAGAGGCACGGAGCATTGCAAGGTAAAACCAACCTCACGGGAAGCCCCCATCCAGCTCTTGTAGAAGGTGACAACAGTGGAAGGCATAAGTCTTCTGGACATTCAGTTGACCTGGATGTCAGCTTGAGAGCTTCCCCCCATAGCAGTCACCTAAACCCATTTCATCAGCTGAGGTGCCGAGCCTACAGCTTAGCTCTCACCACCCTAGTTACAACCCACTGCAACTGTGGACTACAGCCACGTTTGATGTTGGCAACCTGAACACACGCACCAACGTGGAGCAATAAAGCCCAGGGCAGTTGAAGTCAGGAGTGAACTTTCATTACAGTTGACAATTCACCCCAGCTCCTTCAGGTGCCAGGTTCAGTCTTGTGCTCAGAATGGCACAGCTGacaaatgctgctgctcagtTCTGCCAGAGCTCAGAGACAGGGCAGGTCTCAAATTCCCATTcaagatcagatttttttccctccaggcTCTCATATATCCAAGGAGGAAAATTACATCAACTCCTTTCCAGAGTCATTCCAGTCTctgtaaaacacacaaaagcaagattaccattttttttttgaaatccagacttttttttaagaaggcCCCATTAACACAGAATAGTGCAACGCGTTACAGGGGAGCGCTGTAGTTTGCATGACCCCTCAGACAAGTGACAAGGTGTAACAAAAGGTGGGCAATACATTCATGCATTAGTCCACAGTACAGCCAGAGCCTGACCCCCAACAATTCTGATAATTTCTCAGAATAAATACCAGCCTCCTTTCAAGAGAAAGGTGGGAACAAGGACTAAGAGACATTTGTGGTACTAGAGGACAAAGACCAGAAGCTCCTACGAACACAGCTGAGACAGTAGGGGGAACACCAGACACAGGTATAGCAGATCAACTTGCTGGTAAGGATCCAAGTCCAAAGGTAGCCTCCACAAagtattttagagaaaaaaaccctaaaacctCAAAGCCATTTAGAGTAGAAGTACAGGACAAAATGGTAATTCGTTAGGGTTCCACATTAAcatctctgctccctcccttaCTCATTTTTGCTGAAACAGGACAGCCACAGCTCTAGCCACTTCTGCAAGTGGCAACTGCAGAGCTGTACAGTAGCTTCTCATGcaacttttggtttttttccacttagaAACCTGAGATTTGGCACACATACTCTAAGCCCTTGAGATTGTACTTTGCTGGCTTTGGAGAAAAAGCTAAACCAGCCACTGAGAAAAATCCTGAGCATACACTGGGGGAATAAGCCTTGCCAGGGGACTGAGGCCGTATTAGATGCCAGGGGACAGAGGAACATCAGCAGACAGGCTGATACAAAACAGCCCAGCTGGCTCCAGGGTAAAGCCCAGCCTGTTTGCATCAAAGTACCACTGCCTACATGTCACCAGTACAACAGTGATCCTCTGCCACCCTGTATGAAGACGACAGTAAAAGTGTTACAGCAGTAACATTTTAAGAATACAACTAAGAACTGCTTTTGTTCTCACATACGCACCAAGGAATGACAACAGCTTCCCTAACATGTTCTGACAGTTGTCTTCCATTCCTTGGAATTCCCTTCAAATACAGCACTGGCACAGGAGTTATTTCCTGCTTTATACTAAAGCCATAGTGATTTAACACTTAACATTGTTATGCAAGTTCAACACCATGCTATGCATCAAACAGTACGATTAATAAGCATAGTAAGATCTCCTCTCCCCCACAAACATATATCTTACTCTTTATTAAGTATCAAATTGTCTCCAACATAAATTACATCCAAATTATGTAAGTTTCAAGAAAGTCAGATATTTTATGTACAATATATTTGTCTTGAGTCAGATATACCTTTCTCATTTTAACCtataacaaaaagcaaacctaCATCAGTAccaaataaagcattaaaaaggtAACAAATATATAActttagaaatgctttcagaaCGCTGAAGTTAATGACAAAGATTTTATAGTGCAGCAGTCTTGGGTTTTTAGCTGTTAGaccatttctctgtttttgcGGATAGCACAGCAGAGAACCATACTGAATATCATGCCGaaaatctgtaaaaagaaagcaaattcatTAGAAGTCAGGGACAAAAGCACATTCCTCTATCAACATGGGGACAAATACAGCTgcacctcccagcccagccctaTTAACTTTATTCTGCAATTCATATCCCTGCACCTCCACTCCCAAATTTCAGTCCATTCTCATGAATCCCCTTCACACCCAATACTTCAACAGCTATAAACTCCTGCCATATCTTGCAAGAAATCTTTGATCATCCCAATATTATTTGCATCCATGTCATACTTTCCTCCATAGAAATCAAACAAGAGTGCAAAGTACTAGCACTGTTATTTCAGTTCTCCAGAAGAGTCTTCAATTGTtagaagcaaacaaaagcaaggaTCACCAAGAGGTATTAGGATTACGAAGCGGGCTAGCAACACGACCAATACATCTTTGCCCTGTATGCGCACACCCTACTGATACAACTTCGCCCCTGCTAAAGCTACAAGGAGGCAGATCCTAATCCacagaaggagctgggaggTCCAAGACACCCCACCTCTACACCGCCtcagggctctgcagcacacacCCTGATCCTGCCACAGCTTGCCACTAGTGGAACGGGCTCGTAGAGTGCGATGCCAGGTCCTGTTCGACATACTTCTGCTGTAAGCACCCTTCAGCTGTGTGGCTACCCCTGGAAACTCACCATTATTACAGCAATGCCAAGGCCAACTGCTCCAATCACATTCAGTTTTGAATTGAAGACATCATCGATGGCAGCAGGGCACGACTGAAAGAAACAAGACTCTTCATTAGTGTTTCATAGGTACAAAAGGTCTGTTTCTGCTCTCTTGTTTAAGCTCAGGTCTGCCAATTCATGCTACGCTTTGGACCAAGCCTGCTTGCACTAGAGATGAAGACTCATCTTCTGAAAGCTGCTCTGAACTGGcctttattttcacatcttcAGAGACAGCCAGGAGTGTCCTAACAAAAAGCTGATGGAGAAGTTTAAATTACTCAAGTACTTACACCTCTTAACTGTGTCATGGCTATAGCAGGATTCCCCTCTCAACACCTACAGTTGGTCAGAACCAACAGCAGTTGCATCAGACTTTGCTTGTTACTAATGGCTGTCAGCATTTAGGCTGCTGTATTGCTCATCCCTTCTCAAAACGGATCTGAAGCCACTCTTTGCATTTCCAATTGCTACTGTATATTTGCAGACACCTTACAAACACACAGTACGTGGGAATGGCAGGATTTCTTGAGCTGCATGCATACGTGGGTAGATTCAGAGGTGCCAGTTTGAAGCATCCAAGACAATGCATTAtcattgtaataaaaaaaaggacaatCCTTTCCCCAGCAAAGATGCACAGTAGCCAAGAACAACACTGAACTTTTACAGATGTTTAAGTCTGCGAGAGCCTGATAGCTGGTCAAAGTCACATTCCAAATCCTGTCCTTCTTATTCCAGCAGCAGACTAGTGAACcgctgaaaacatttttctttagttgtTCCTTATCTAGTAGGAAAGGCTGCATCAAGGATTAAAGGAATATACTGGCAAGAATTAATCAGTTACATCAGAGTATCAATACAGCACCACTGCTTAAAGGCACGCATTGGCCACACCATTACATCCCTTTAATCCTGTAGTCTATCTACTGCTTTTCTAGTTGGGACTAGGCCATAAACACATCAAAAGATGAAGTCAACAGATGAAGCTAAAACACACcaagcagaataaaaacaaacaataaaacctGCACACTGTCTCAGCTACTCCCATATAGTCTAACTCAGACTGTATGGACAGGACTAAAGATACAGTCTAAATAGAGATTGAAATGTCTCATGTGGTCAGATATTTGAACACACAAGATCAGGTGTAGTGAAAGGAAGAGCACATGCAACAAGACCACCAAGTCATTAACTGAATTCCTGCATTGCAAGAACCTTATTTTCTATGGGAGGCTCATACAGGCTGTCTTGGAGTATGAAGCAAGAGCACAAGACAGTtgtaaaaagaggaaaaggggtAGTTAAGAATTATACAAGATGTCTCTCCTGTATCTGTGGCATATAGGTACCTTTGCAGCAGTATTTCAACAGGGGAATCCGAGACAGTTGACTTCAGTGCCATACTCGCCCAAACAGGCCACCAGCGCACTGCacccctctccttttcctcaccAAAACCTCAGACCTGCTCCCACTCCATGCTCTACTTCTTCCTAACCAAGAGAGGAGGCAACAGCTCCTGTGCAGCACTAGGAAGGTGCTCCGGCAGTAGCTGCAGTGAGGAGAAGAGCTCTCTAGTGTATTTTTTGGGGGGACTTCTGGTCTTATGCTGTCCATCATGCCAGTGGTTCTAGTGACACACAGACTGCGTGTTTCCTGTGCAAGTTCAGATTTCCTGCTGACCCTGCTTGTTCTTTCCACTGTAACAGTACATTCGTTTTCCAAAACCAGACTGATTATAGCAATCTGTTGCTAAGCAAGCATGATGTAGCAATTTCCCATGGACTGGAAGGGTTTACTCAGACATGTTTCTCATTCTACTCATTGGGCAGAGCTGTTGATGAATTAAGTCATGCTTTACCATTACTGTAAGCGACTCAACCACGGGCTTCTTTGGACAGGTGTCCATGAACTGCTGCTCAAGAGCTCCTGTAATACCACAGCAGTCTagctacaaaagaaaacaggaaaaagaggaacaggttaaatacttcatatttttgctctgtatttggtaaaaaggagaaatagaTTACATTAGGTTTTATTACAGACCTTGTGCAAATCTGCTTAGAAGCCCTGCCAATGTGACTGCTATAAATCTAATGCGAGAAAGTCTTTATTAAAGGACAAGATTCTGAAAGGAAGAGCTAGATCTCATTCAGTATACACACATGAACTTTGGTGACAGCTTACACTCCTTACAGACATGAGGATGAACTCATAGATGCGCAGGTATGGACACTATGGTGCCTCTAGATCAATACCACAGAGCTAGAGCTTCCCAGCTTGTTTGTTTAGGAAAACACAGTTCCACGCATTTCAAAggttcagagaaacaaaaaagtatacTGAATTCACTGAtactgtacaaaaaaaatattctttgcagTTTGTTCTTAATACTCCTTTGGTTTCTTCTAGTTAGTGAGGTACTAGACATGGAGAACAGTGTTAACAAGCTGCATTATTACCTAGTTTCAATAGGACTGTGTACTTACAGCtaactgaaatgctttcagGGTCTCTCTGGACACTGCTTCAGATCGCTTTTGATATGTTTCCATGTAGAAGTCCTTTAACTCTTCAATAACCTACAGGATAGCAAAGAGTCCTGTATTATTATCCTACCTTAATAATTATGGAAAACGTGTTTCGAGTAAGTCAGTCATCAGAAATTCTGCAGCTTACAGAACCCATCTTTTTGACATGTAGAAACAGAGGGCGGACAGTATTTATCACCTGGACAGGTGAGCGTAACTGGTACACTCACCTTAAAAGCCACACCTAACGGATAAGATTGTTTCTCTTCCAAAGCTCTGAGTTTCTAGGAGGAGTGCCAGAGTCAAGTCTTTGCCCGCTGGTTACATACAAATATTCCCTATTAACTTCTGTACCCCAGAAGTTGCTATATTCCCCAGTTGTATCATACAGGTAGAAAAGCAACCCTGGTCACCAAGCATCTTATTTTGACACAAGACAGAACCTGGACTGCTTGTGAGGGGACAGTCCAAATCAGTCATGTTTTGGATACAGAAACATTCGGCCAGTAGCTgaccatgggcagggacacctcctactagatcaggttgctcaaagccatccaacctgaccttgaacaccTCCAATGACAGAGCATCCACAacctctgggcaacctgctccagcatcccacTACCCCACCAACATTTCAGAGCAACCtaccttttctttatttgcaaatCCCCAGATTGCAGCAGCAATTTCAAGGGCAAAAAtcacaaaaaggaagaggaagaactaGAAGAGACAGAGCACATCATTAAAACCACATCATCACAAAACACAATCACATATATACTGCAAGCTTGTCCAATCCCCAGCATCCAGCCTTGTGGGAACCATCACTCAGCCAGGTTCCAGTTGGAGGTCTGAACCACTGTTAAGGCCAGGAAAGAGGGCACACTGCACTGGGTCAGCAGTTCTTCCCAGGAGCGTCAGAAAGCCTAGCAGTGTTTTCCAAGCAGAAGTCTTCCTTTTTGATCACTGTTAATTAAAACCAATCATCTCTTAACTCAGACCTTGAAGTTGCCCAGGTCAGACACGTCACAATAGCTGACACCAATTCTTTTCTCCGATTTGTCTCTCTTATTGCTTTAGGAGTCATTACTTAATACCTAGTTGCCACCAACTCCCAGAGAGCTAATAGTCACTTCTTTGTTGTGTATTccataatataaataaaaaagtgtcATCTCTATGTTTAATTGACTTCCAGGTCCAGAACACCACACCATTTAAAGGCACTTTTAAAGAGATGCTCAGAGTTAACAGCAAAGGGCTAGAGGCATCATTTCACAACATGTGTATGAAATGTACTTCCATGACACAGAAGGAGAATTGTTCTTTCACCAGCTACAGTAGTAGTCTTTTATTAACTAAGTCTTCTGGTTATTTGGATGAGTAGTTCCACAAGTGTACAGATGTGCATGAACCCAGTAAGCTCTACTGGTCCCTCCAGTCTGAAAACAATGAGGTTGCTCTCCAATAATTGGCttgcaaagcagttttcaaCTAGACTAGCTCATCCTGTTCTTATGAACAGTAGAGGCTTGTTGTTTCGAGGATCAACTAACAGTTCTGGTCTCAAACATGAAAGATTGCACAGCTTTGACAGCTCAGGACAAACTGTTTATTAAACAGCACCACTCTTATCTACATTTAGTTCTGTGCTCACACATACTCCTAAGCTTGATACTCAAATGTCTGAATAAGTCACTAACTCCTGAAGTCCTCTTATATTCAAATACAACATGGACATTTTGATTTAGGGCCAGAAGTGTGAGCTATTTATTTAGTGTTTTGGCACTGCATGGGTAACCATAAATTTAAATGTTGGAGTTAGAACAATCAGTATCTACTGCCCTTTAACTGAACAGCgatgttttccttcctttctcattGTGCTGCTAATAATTTAAACACCACTCTGAACACTTACCAGGCCAAGCATACATTGAGATTCCTGCAATGCGCCACAGCATCCCAAGAAACCAACCAGCATCATAAGTGCACCAGCTCCAATAAGGATGTAAACTCCTAGGGAGGAGAAAGACATGTACACAGGCTAGTTGACCTCAGCAGCAAGGTATAAAAATCAGTTGCTCCACAAACAGCATTTGTAGCTTTTGCCAAGATTTATTGTTTCTTTACTGTTCCAAGCAAGAAGGTGGCTGTgcttaattttcaaagcaaacacaaCTTCAAAACTTGTAGTGAAATGCattgataaataaaaaattcaacTTGTTAACAATTAATGTGCACCACTACTGCAGTTTCACAAGTTTTAGAAAATGGGCAAGATAAAGCCATCTAAGACAAACTGCAAGACATACTTTAAAACTGGCTCAGAGCCAGAGGTGTCAACTTATCTTCAGATGAAGTGTGCTGCAGTTAGAGACAGCTGGAACTAGTGATGTATCAACATCCAAGAGTTCTTGAGGCATGCTACCTCTAGGAGATTGGTTATTAAAAGGCATTATAATCACTGCCATAAGGCTTTAAATGCTTTCCTACCCTGCTTTTCCATCAGGAAACACCAAATTGTTCTACCAGTCATGGTAATACAAGTCTATACTTCAGCTGTCTTAACTTGACAGCCCTTCTAACTAAGAAATTtggcattttctgcttctgtgaaagCAGGTACTTCAACAACAGCATCAAGTGGCTCAGCCTGTAGACCATTCTGCCCAGAAATTAGGTAGCAAGTGTGTTGGGAGCATAAAGGGCAAATGCTTCTGAGCTAAAAGACTCCATTTATGCCCCATCCTCCCCCAAGCTTGGGAACTGCCAGCTTAAGCATTACAGCTGCTAGCTGGTGAGCACAGCAAGGGGTAACAAGCAAAGCAACTCCCATAGGATGGCAGGAAAGTATTACTGGGGTGATGAAACACAAAGAATCAGCACAAAGCACATAAAATTAGTATGACATTTCTATCGCTATGGAATGCTGGCCTTCCAAAACCCAGTCGATACTATTTAAAGAAAGCCACACCCAAGCATTTGCAAATGAGATTTTCTAGATACAAACCAGTCATATTAGCTGCCAGAATAAACATCTACTTGATTAAGCATATGCAGATGACTAAGCCTGACATTACTTATCAGCATGAAATTCTGGCACCGATTTTACCCCAGCTTTAACTTTCCATTTCGCAGGAGTCCCCCCGAACCTCTCATCTCAGTAGCATAGGAAGCTTTTGAAGTAACTTGCTTTGTTACTCTGTGCCAATCGACAGAATCTTTCCATTTCCTATTGGAAGCTGCAGTCAGTAACTACTCCCAGAAAATATGTTAGCAGTAATTCCTACTAAACTTTTTTAGAACTCAGTTTAACCTACAGAAATTTCAAGTAGGCTACACTGGCTGCATCCTGCCAGTAGCTGAAATATCACATCATAAAACTTTTATGTTTCAGGAGGTGAAAGAGTTGTTTCAGACTACCCAACGTAAGACTTGTTAAATATTCAACTCAAAGGCTAAGTTtagatttctgttccttttccagAGTCCAGTTAAAAGCATCTGGAAATCTTACTGGCAGCTGCAAGAACCCAGTTTGCTACCATGCCAGCATTATCAAGGGAGAAATACAAGGCCTCTCACAGATAAGCTGTCTGCACACCTGTGGCCTCTTCACGAAGTTGCACAAAGCATTTCAACACTCCCAACTAAGCCTCTAACAGGCTTAACTCATCATTCTTAACAGTACTCCTTGTAGGCACAGACTACCTTGGTACTATAAGGCTGCAGCATGAGGTGTACCTCCCTTACAGAGTCTTTACTGACCCTTCAGACACCAGTTTGGGTCAGTAAAGACTCTAAGTGTCTCTGTGACAGGTTGAGCAGCTCACCACAGGAGCCAATTTTCTCGGCAAGAGAAAGGCCAACAAGTAATGCCACGTGGGACACTGCAAATCCAGATGCTACAGGGATGCAAAATACATATGCACAAGGATCATCCAAATCAGACAGACATATGTTAGAAAGGTACATATTtgaatttgctttcttctgcattaAGAGGTCTTCAACTCAGCTACTTGGTTTCAAAAAAGGTTTGAGTGCATCCATGTGACAACCACCAAAGAAGCTGGTGTTCCTCTGCCCAACCCTGAAGTGACTGTAGAGATCAAAATCTTACAGTTGGGATAAAATCCTATCCAGTTACAGACTCCTACAACATCAGAATAACAAACTGAAAACCTGCATGTCTATCCCCTAATTCATTATCTTGCAAGACAATACATCAAAGAATAACTTCCACCTGGCCTAAGACTACCTTGATCTAGGTTGCTCATTTAAGCCACTGTATTTGTGCATCCTTTCCATTAGTTCAGTGTAGGTTTGCATACACAGGGCTGCAAGAGTTAGACAATAGTACATATGCTCTGAGTGATGAGAGAACAGAGTTATGGTTTTGGGTAGCTTAGGTTGGTTactttggaataaaaaaacacattagTGTAATCTGCAACTACCTAGTTTAGAGCAAAACTTTAAGGACCCACACTGAGAAGGATCATGAAGAAGCACCCTCCACGTCTACCAGGAGCCCCTGGGGGGTTACAAAACTGTTACCAGCAGCACACAAAGAGCAACTGCAGGGCTTAAGCTGGGGGGGGGTAAGATAGTGATATACAGCACGAAGAACCAAGAAACCTCTAGCataaggctgctgctgctttctgcacgAGAGCTCAGAGATTGCCCCACGCACCAGCCAAGGGGAACTGCTCTCTGCCCCATCAGGGCTGTTTAGGATTGTTTTGTCTTTAGCCTTTGAGAAAGATGAAGGTTTCTAAGCATTCTGGAAATCGGGGTGCAAAAGTAAGATCTATCACCCAAAGCCATCTCCCAGCTTACCAGTGTAAAATGTTGTGTTGTTGGATTCCAGTTCAAAGATGTTTTTGGTCTGCGAATCAAATCGAAGCCATAGTCCAATTGCAAGAACTGCTGTCCCTGCAAGCTGTAAGAACAAATAAGGCTTGTTAAATAATGTCAGTTAATGCATTCACCCCTGCATTAGTAACAACATCAGAAGTAAACAGGATACAGCTCAAAGAGCTTGTGACAAAGAACCAGCGTAAGAGGATGGGGATACCAAACCCAAGAACAAACTTGGGTCCTGATGTGAGGCACCTCACTGACAGATGTGTTTACATATTAAA from Falco rusticolus isolate bFalRus1 chromosome 5, bFalRus1.pri, whole genome shotgun sequence includes the following:
- the CD9 gene encoding CD9 antigen, producing MKGGTKCIKYLLFGFNFIFWLAGTAVLAIGLWLRFDSQTKNIFELESNNTTFYTGVYILIGAGALMMLVGFLGCCGALQESQCMLGLFFLFLFVIFALEIAAAIWGFANKEKVIEELKDFYMETYQKRSEAVSRETLKAFQLALDCCGITGALEQQFMDTCPKKPVVESLTVMSCPAAIDDVFNSKLNVIGAVGLGIAVIMIFGMIFSMVLCCAIRKNREMV